The following proteins come from a genomic window of Girardinichthys multiradiatus isolate DD_20200921_A chromosome 8, DD_fGirMul_XY1, whole genome shotgun sequence:
- the arid6 gene encoding AT-rich interaction domain 6 encodes MEQRELQEDSTKNPMEEITEEQFLKNLYLFMKKRDTPIERIPNLGFKQIDLFMMFKTVSDLGGYHQVTSHQQWKRVYNTLGGNPRSTSAATCTRRHYEKLLLPYECHLKGILMTMPQHQSRPNRNTKDDDGGQRPSKYRLLSVPPGPQYFQMEPHGKIYSLPLHYHPYYDLAHPVLPPYGPIPSSVIPPHAFPAPKLPQFPLDLPHQEPVTMVREPLDKLRSLAEKYKTACGLSPSEPLNLSVKASAQGSDINPISSFSSPSCSKNPKFLNKPSTLYTSHHADVISEENETQVGESGEGAPTFSESEKKNETHDADVQAPTPSDSPIFISALMPEPDKDVFETTAKPWSLRADFPVQPAEDGIIRTEEEGVNFSHVLNRVSKEKEGKMEIEVPLSVFRNWLKLYGSSAKLPEAKEHLVSDYEKPFGKTSLFDADIFPTDLTLRSPQNQTSANKLRLRDGSSLVPNTKPDNNQDGKTSGAFLRKGETGQNIQLLDQQNINKSYKLRPTDFWDFYTKENSTENSMAPHTPNKPDSSPPGVRGFASKVYMEDMRQKGMPKLEVEPSAVLKVNSSPASVFLLSPDEMMKLQNIISSSS; translated from the exons ATGGAACAGAGGGAGCTTCAAGAGGACAGCACCAAAAACCCAATGGAGGAGATTACTGAGGAGCAGTTCCTCAAGAATCTCTACCTTTTCATGAAAAAGAGAGACACCCCAATAGAGAGGATCCCCAATCTGGGCTTCAAACAAA TTGATTTATTTATGATGTTCAAGACTGTCAGTGACTTGGGAGGCTACCATCAG GTGACTTCTCATCAGCAGTGGAAACGGGTTTACAACACGCTGGGAGGAAACCCTCGAAGCACAAGTGCAGCCACCTGCACACGCAGGCACTATGAAAA GTTGCTTTTGCCTTACGAGTGTCACTTGAAAGGCATATTAATGACCATGCCTCAACATCAGTCAAGACCCAACCGCAACACCAAAGATGACGATGGGGGCCAGAGGCCATCAAAATACAGGCTGTTGTCAGTGCCACCG GGACCTCAATATTTCCAGATGGAACCACATGGGAAAATCTACTCTCTGCCTCTCCACTACCACCCTTACTACGACCTAGCTCACCCAGTTCTACCGCCTTATGGTCCTATCCCTTCCTCTGTAATACCACCACATGCCTTCCCTGCTCCCAAGCTTCCACAATTCCCATTGGATCTGCCTCATCAGGAGCCGGTTACCATGGTTAGAGAGCCTCTGGATAAACTCCGCTCCCTGGCGGAGAAGTACAAGACCGCATGCGGATTGTCCCCCTCTGAACCCCTGAATCTGAGTGTAAAAGCTTCAGCCCAAGGGTCTGACATTAACCCTATATCATCATTCTCATCACCTTCATGCAGCAAGAATCCAAAGTTTTTAAACAAACCCTCTACACTCTACACCTCTCATCATGCAGACGTAATAAGTGAAGAAAATGAGACACAGGTTGGTGAGTCAGGAGAAGGTGCACCGACCTTTTCTGAgtctgagaaaaaaaatgagACCCATGACGCTGATGTCCAAGCTCCAACACCCTCAGATAGCCCGATATTCATTTCTGCTCTGATGCCTGAACCAGACAAAGACGTCTTTGAAACAACCGCAAAACCTTGGTCTCTGAGAGCAGACTTTCCAGTCCAGCCAGCAGAAGATGGAATAATAAGAACAGAAGAAGAGGGTGTCAATTTCAGTCATGTTCTGAACAGGGTTTCTAAAGAAAAAGAAGGCAAGATGGAAATTGAAGTGCCACTGTCTGTGTTTCGTAACTGGCTCAAGTTGTACGGCTCTTCTGCAAAGCTGCCTGAAGCTAAAGAGCATCTTGTCTCTGATTATGAAAAGCCCTTTGGAAAAACAAGCTTGTTTGATGCGGATATTTTCCCGACCGACCTGACGTTACGTAGTCCTCAAAACCAGACCTCAGCTAATAAACTGAGGCTAAGGGATGGATCAAGCCTCGTCCCAAACACCAAGCCAGATAATAACCAGGATGGAAAAACTTCAGGTGCCTTTCTAAGAAAAGGGGAAACTGGCCAGAACATCCAGCTACTTGATCAACAGAATATCAACAAGTCATACAAGCTCAGGCCAACAGATTTCTGGGACTTTTATACCAAAGAGAATAGCACTGAAAACTCCATGGCTCCCCACACTCCAAATAAACCTGATTCCAGTCCCCCCGGAGTGCGAGGCTTTGCCTCTAAAGTCTATATGGAAGACATGAGGCAGAAAGGGATGCCAAAATTAGAAGTGGAGCCTTCAGCTGTGCTGAAGGTAAATTCCAGCCCTGCATCTGTGTTTCTGCTGTCCCCTGATGAGATGATGAAGTTGCAGAACATAATTTCAAGTTCATCGTGA